The DNA window gcaaatgCAAGCGTAGAAAAAGAatgctatatttttttattatttaaccCTTGATactacaacaaaaacaacaacaacaacaacagggCTGGAAATAACACCTGTACAAGCGTTACTTCAATTAAGAATTTTCAATCATATGCCTAGAAACCATCATAATTTGACTCTAATCTATTCAAATAATATTTAGTGCCGGAAAACAGAATCTATAAGATTTTGAAAACAAGAATGAAATTTTCAAACtgttttttaatttgaaaGTTTGCAGTGTTGGCCATTACATTTTCATCgtgaataaaatattataatatagTACCTGCCAAACGAGAAAAGTTAATGCATTGCcaaacaggggaggggtgggctAGTATCTTTAGTACAATACCATACTGGTAAACAACACTAGCTCCCTTGAGAAATACCGGTCCGTTAACAACATATAATCTGCTTAAAATCAGTTTTATGGCTTGTAGAATGTTTTAGGGCCAAATGATCACGCAGACTTAAGCATGTGGAATTGCTgctatatatttattttattttattttttctcatacTATAACTTATCATATGGTAGTAATTATTGTACCGTCTGAAAGCTCTAAGGCGCTTATGTGAACAGTTCGATGTTCTCACAAGCCCAAATAGGTTTATTGCGTAAAAAATAGAATTATTTCGGTTTCGATACACTCCTTCCTTCCCTTCTATTTTTAAGGCAGACACGAACACATAACACCACGTTAATGGTAAACACTGGATATTTTTAGTCAGCgccaaataaaaatatagcTTCAAGTTTTCTCTTTAAGTTTATCCTAGTGTAGATCTTAGACTCTCACTAGCATATACCATATATTTTCTAAGTAAAATAGTAGGAATGCTACGTTAATGTTTTGCCCATGCAAGAAACCCCTCTAGGGCTTATTTTAGTCTCGCTTAGTTGACTCGATTAATCCGTTCCCTCATGCCATACTATTTTCACACGGTATCTAAATGCAATGTTTTTACGTTGTTTACTTTAAGGACAGAATAAAGTGTTACTCACACATATTGAGCTGTCGGACAAAGCTTGCAAAGTTGTTGTGCTTGAAATATTTCGGTAAAATCTCCCGCGCGAATGTCGCTTGGTCGTGGACCAGGAACCCCGATCCAATCTGAAAGAAAAACGATAGATTCCCTAGCTTAAATCATTTAAATCCACTCCAGCATCCTCTAAAAGACCCAGTTTGCAGCTAAGAGCTACACTCCGTCGCCTTCTTTCTTTAATCCGTGCTGAAATTATCagcaaaacaaataatgatCGCGTACCCGGTTCCATGAGATGTGCATGTCGTACTGCGGATCCTCTACCAACTTCCATAGCTTCACTAAGAAAGCTGGAACGTTAGAAGGGATAATGTAGTGGTCTCCTTCGGCTGTCTTCATTGGGATAACCCTATGTggattcaagatggcggatttCAAGGGGTTATAGTTCTACAAACATCAGCTGACTATCGAGACATGACTAGAACTGAGCGGAAACAAGCGACCTTCGTTTATATACCCTGGCAAAATACCCATGACGCATAGCGCGAAAAACAGACCTCCAAACAAAGAGACCCGTCTATAAGCCtctctttttttcaatttttgccAAACAGTTTTAAGACCTCAAGGACTATTACACATTGCAACTTTTTCTCACACCTTTAATGCTTTATCAGCATTATAAACATTTAAATACTTTAATAACACGTCTGAAATTAAAGCATACTTCGTGCTTCGGAGTAActacaaaatagcaaaaaaaaaaaaaaaacgtgtgTAGCAGTAGTCTTTACTCTCTTTAAAAGTCGCTTTGATGTTTGGTTTATTTGGATATCTATGACAACTAGTGTATATCAATGTTATCTGATGTTAGGGGGAGATATGCATGAAATTCGTTGCGGATTAGGCGTTATGTTGTAGCTTGGTTGCTAGGTGTAAAGGGCTCAGAGTTGAGAAGTCAACAGTTTATACTATCTCAGTATTAAAACTATTTACAGCTTTCGTTAAAAATTCATGTATCTCATTCAAGGAACTGTACCTGTCAATGTTATGATTGCAGAAGCCGgaaaatatagaaaataaaaatataaatgaaaACAAGAGGCTAATAATATGAACAGGGGATTTGTGTCATTGAGTTTTCTATACTCGCCAATACCCAAAACTATATGAATCTATGACTCAAAAGTTTATGTTGGCCATCGAAGCGTTGAATTCACATAAACATTTTGCAACACTCAAATGGGTTCCCGGTATTTCTACGTCATGTAGTCTGTAACACTACGCTACTTGCCTACGTCAGGTACGGGAGATGCTGTATTACGGAGCTTAGCCATTATGGAAAGCCATCCAATACAATCCGTGAAACTAGACTCATAAAACAGCAAAAATTAAAGTTAAGAGCATCGGAGCTGAGATGGACAACCACATTGGCCTTTACAGCATATTAAATGACCTTGGTTAAGCGATGCCTACATATCATATTTGGATTGTCTAACGCCTCTCCGAGACCCGCGGGAGACAGTATATTTTGCATCTAAAAATAATTCAAGTGCTATTATTGCGGATATAACATGATCTATGTGACGTATAGTCCCTTGTCTCGCTGTTCTCTCCAGTATGGCATGGAAGCTTCCAGAACCTCGGTCTGGCGTAAGTGTAGCTcggctgtgacgtcacaacatTGCTGTATTTACTAATCACCACGTTCGCGGAAAGCCGTAGAAAGTTCTCGAAAGGCTCCAGTCACGAATCAGCTATTCGGAGCATTTCAAACATCCGACAAGGCACGTTGGCTTAGCGAATTCGTCTCGCCACAAGAATTCCTTTCCGTACGACAAGACACCGAACATTTAACCGAGATAGCAAAAGGTTGATAACGCAGGATACCAAGCAAATAAAAGGTACAATGTTTCCGAATACGTGGGCTATCGGTTTTCTTGTACTTTTATAAGGCTGTGGTCTGCTCTGCCACAAAACaggtggaaaaataaaacatacagTAGCGCAAATTTTataggagagggggggggactgATGCGAACtgaaattttaatatttaGGGATCTTGAACTAAAATTCTACGGCAAAATGTTTCGGTTTCCTTATATAAACTGTCATTTCTGGAAAGTTTTTGTGAGAAGGCCGCCTCTTTCCGCCTTAAAAAATTAAGAGTGAATCTCGGATTCTACTGTGTAACTCGCTTCGTGAACCTGACTGTACAACGTAGAATAACCGGTAATATCCGAAGCAAGCTTGTatagtaaatattttttctcggttttatttttatatctgACAGCCTTgctttaggaaaaatcttgagaaaaacagtgaatgtatcagaagttccaagatagctaatgcgggagaatacagtaaatgtatggataatttcaagaaaattagTCTTGAGAAAAGTTTCAAAATCTAGAGACTCCCGCCCTATTGCGGgagggttgacagctatgtatTTTCGGGCGTTTGTGTACATCTCTGGGGCGCGTTGTCGCCTTGACTAGTTCGCCGAATACAATGTGTGCTTGAAGCCATGACGACAGCTGATTTGTAGTCATATTCTCTCTCAATTTCCAGTTTTCCTGCATGTGGATTGGAGTAAGGTGCAAATTAAAAAGCTTATACGAGTTAGAATCACATGCCGTGTGCACAGTTTCCCTGCGCTCCACAATTCGTGCAGCATTTGCGGAAAGTCTAATTCCAGATGACTTCCCGCAAAGGAATTGAATTCAAGCTAATTGGAGTCTTGGAATAGCCTTCTTTGCCGCTTATTGTGTCTATTGCACTCCTCCTCTGGCATTCTTATGGAGTGTGTGAGCTCCAGCTGTTACTACGTGACCATGGATAGAGTCACGCAACGGTCTAAAGAGCGAACATAGAGTCAAACAAAACTATAGCAAAATTCTATATAAAGCGATGTATTCCGTAATactaaaaacgtttttctagGAGAGTTTAAAAGATACACTTTTATCGGCGGAAAAGTTAGATGTTTTAATAGGTGGTGGGGGGTCGCTTGGCCTTGCATAGCAGGGGCAAAGTGATCTTTATTTATTGTAGTAACCAAAATTTCGGCGTCTGAGAGCGCCGTAGAGTATATAAGATTTAAAGAAGGCCGATCATGCCGCCATTTTAGCTGCCGCTCAATGtcaagtcacacaaagcatccatttccatcggcttatataagcgagtaaccaaaatattttcaatcaaacataGTCAATAACTACCttgagcgtcactggacggGAGAAGCCTGGAGGCTCTTGTACCCAGGATAagtaaaaaacatatttaattCGTAcactgttattttgaagttttcttgcgaaAAGGCCGTTtttaaatgataaacaataacaatagagtGGTTGGTTGGCATTCTTTAAATACTGGTTGTTTTTAGCCAGGTTTATCTTAGTTCCTCATTCGCTGCcgttccttattcaaatcaaAGATTGTATGAAAGCGTTCGTAGCAGAAAGTTGCGAGGGCAAGGAGAgatggggagggagggggggttgatTTGGTATTCATTCTTTGtacgaaaaaatatttttatataggGATGCCATACACTCTGTTtgtgttttataagaacctgACTTATATCGActtccagcctgagatttcacgaAATTCTAGCTAATAATATGCTAAGAACAttccgaggctcagatagcaacAAATATTGTTAGTCGGATACGTTCTAAAATGTAGATTGTGTTCGTTTAAAGTCCATTGTCATCGATTATTCGTGTAATTGTCTTTCTAATAAATTATTGAGTGtcatatttcatattttcATATGCACTTAAATTTTACGAATGACTCGAAAAGCTTAAGAACgacccagcctcaactgaaaattagagaatttcttataaaaaagtgtgTCATGAGTGACTTGTAGCCTTGTTCGCAGGCATCTTAAagagcagaaaaagaaaagaagggaTTGGGTTTCttgtggcaaaaaaaaaaaaaaaaaacggaacgGAATTCTCCTTAGTCTCCCTCCTCTGCAATTTccccacaggtaacccattctTTCCCTCCTTTTCTATTACGagttgcctgcggaggaggcttaTATTTCGCAATAGCATTTAGTCGCTGGCTCTTTTCCGAAAACGCATTCCTATAACTTGGTAATATCCTATAACTTTCCTATAACATTCCTATAACTAAGTGACTTGGTTTGTCTTACTAAATGCGGAGTGTGCGCACCGGCAACACGCCGCCGTCGAGCGCGACATTTAGTTAAAAACGCCTGCGATCACAGTGTCCTGCGGAGTTGCCCATTGCATAGCAACGATCAGTTAGCAACGCTCGCGTCGTCTTTGTCTTACAGCTAAGCCGATCGCGTcctttgtttttaaaccaaTAAAATCCCGTGTTCTTTGAGGTTTAGAGTGCTTATTTTATCAGAGTCCAAGCAGACAAGATGGCGGAACCGACACAGAGCGAAGGATGGCTTCAATTCCTTTACAAATTCGCGCTACGCGAGTTCGATTTTTGGGAGCCTAACTCGTGCAGAAGTTAAAGATATCGTTGTACTACTTGTACTCTAGTTCGATTTGTGGATTTTTGGAAGTTTTCCCGTGGTAGAGGGTGCCTAATTCTACGAGTTGGATGGCTGTATGAACGCCTGGCACGGTGAGTGTTTTGGGAGATTGCGATTATAAAGTGCTACGTCAAAGCGGATAAGGGCTAAATTATTCGGTCCGCCGCCATTAATAAAACACCAAGGGAGCACAAAGGGAATGTTGATTCGTATTCAAattcaaaatatgaaaaataaatctaGTTTCAAGGTGACTTGAGATAAATTTGAAGTAAAACCAAGATTGagttcttttttttagttggTTTAAGTTTATTTTCGATAGAATATTAATACTGATTTGAACATCGAAGGAGTAATACTTGTCGCTCCCGCGTCCTCCTGGCTTTGCAATAGTTTTACAATTGATACACGACTCGGATTATTAAGAAACGAGACTGACTCGGCTTAATCAGGTTGTAGCGGTGTGAGCTCTTCGTTtccgattttttttctctggatATTTTGAGCGGTTTAGAGGTGCAACTCTAATGCTATGCTCTTCTATTATTTTTCGTAGCCGACGCGACGCAGGGTGGATCGAGCTGAATTCACGGTTCAACTGGTTGAGTTCATGATGAATTGATTCACCACCCTGCTCGCCGAAAAAGCCTGAAGGAAACTTCCGTTCCCGGATGAAATCTGAAGTCTGTGCCTGAGGTATTTTCATGACCACGGTTGGCTGAAAGAGAATAATAATGTAATTTATAATATtgcaaaaaagaataaaaaatatagttAGAACAAAATACCTTTCCAGATCCAGGCAATCGGGCTGTTATCCCATCCTCCGAATTCTTGCAGATTGTGTTCACAATCAAATTCCCAAGTCGCGCAACATCAGGGGAAACGAGGCCAGTGCGGACCTCGTTTAACATCTGCTCGAGGGTTCGGGTCTGAGGATCTAGCACAACAGCAGCGGCAGGGACGGGGCTATTCGCACGCTGGCGCTTTCTCGGGGGACAGGGATGGCTGTTGCACAGGTGATAAGGCAATCGGGTACCACATGCCCTACATTTAACCAGGTACCCCTCTAAAAGCTGGATTAAAACAAGCGGTGCGCGCTGGAGGTCATTAGGGTCCGCCAGCGTCTCTTGACATATTGGGCATGCTGGATGTTTTTCCCCCAACTCGAACGCAGATTTCCAGCAGTCCGAGCAGCAACTGTGCTGGCACTTTGATGACAGAGGCTTTTCGAGGACGTCTAGGCAAATAGCGCAATGAAACTCTTCTTTTTTCGTTTCGAAAAAGTCAAAGCGCTCGGTGAATCACACCCTTAGTGTGTTCATAGAGGCACTAAGCTCGGTGACGCGCGCGATTAGTTGTGCTTTTAAACCCGCGTTTGTCGTCTCTTCCCAAGCGGAGTTTTTAGCCTGCCCTCTCGCACCGCCTCGCTTTGCTTTTTTCGGCCTAC is part of the Nematostella vectensis chromosome 13, jaNemVect1.1, whole genome shotgun sequence genome and encodes:
- the LOC125558977 gene encoding uncharacterized protein LOC125558977, which produces MLNEVRTGLVSPDVARLGNLIVNTICKNSEDGITARLPGSGKPTVVMKIPQAQTSDFIRERKFPSGFFGEQGGESIHHELNQLNREFSSIHPASRRLRKIIEEHSIRVAPLNRSKYPEKKNRKRRAHTATT